The genomic stretch accaaattctgaaattatatcaccaaaaaatacctggattgactggaattaacCCGCGAATCATAaggatatcaaaacgtcatgccagtaattttccattccacaagcacgtgcgacctatcgtaatatctaatctcgccgttacttttgtttatcgacacgaacacaaaaaacgcgcgtagtgcattcattttttaatataatcgcttcaaattttcaacaccgcttgagaagtaatacagttttaattctataataattttaataaaacattgacaaaaatgtaggcaaatttctataaaaatggCCGAATTTTCATGTAATCACTTGTAacatttcaaacagcgcgatcttaattacttatttctttcttgaagtaaataaatgatacataatatggtcataaaattcagacttttcaacagaaagtataaaaaacagaattaaaaaatcttaaataatgaaaaagcggcagcaatttaaatacatggagtaaaacgatttttcgcAAACAGATTTTCTGTTtgcgcggcagaataggttacgtgacctcgtgaatgtaaatagaaatgcgGCTTTAGAATAACGCAGtatgtataagttagataatacataaacgtgtgttaccggctggtatcatcatgcgcgggggaatctcagggaacgtaatttgggtagcaaacgagcctcgtagaggcgagtttgctatcaaattacgttccctgagattctcccaagcatgatgatactcgccggtaacacaggcgtatgtattgtctaactgatttattgcatgattaaaaacagtaaactgaacacatttttaaatatcttaaattaaaaatatttaaaaatatttcccctcttgagcctcccttagaaacatttcatggtaaacccccaactaccatataaaagccagaagattGCGCttggcaggtttttatataaattacgcatgcttcacatcagatccctttttcaaaattttaaataaactactgaaaaaaagttatacaaaagtgcataaatacgcattgaaacattctttatcaattggtgtaattgtttttcaaaacaaatagttgtgaaatagagtttcaaaaataatttaaactaactgTTAagaatttgaatttgccgggggTGGGGAGAAAGGCGCTAAcgaggtcatgaaccctggagaaaCAGGAAATGTAAACAATCCCCacgtggctaattttatcaacaaacgttTCATGTATCGGTGAAATACACACCTAGAGCATATTGTAAAGCTTTGCCAGAAAcgtaatttgattttttaaactgaatagaatatcataatcatttttgcagttatatttttatgttatttaaaaaatcaagttttaaatcaagatgtaaagaactaaactacagaaataaattatttcaaatagcttatcattttcaataccttatcacagcaacacttgctaatttgtgtgtattgttctacatcccagacagagaaaactgtgagcgatacctgtgtgcaacggaatttagagcacggctaaccgtggagataccagaatttagaaaacacaaaacttcaaaggaaaatgccgcagtcatgcaataagATTTTGTTGCggtttttatttaagttttaaatgaatcttttcgtacaagtattatttttgacacgacactttgtaagatattcttctctaacagtaatgtaaattctttgagggcaaacaggtcacagaggtaggatatccggTATAattgtttgacacatttacctgtcagttcatTCGTGATGTTgtacattcgcttttaaaaaaaataaagaagaaacgtttttattgatttcttctcaacaatttaaagaagcgaggcggtacgatcaaacatagatgtttcacatggcgcgaaaacctgacgtaatgccatgacaatctcgggcaactataccgctttgatcttcacttcagatgccatgatacctaCACACTTCTGTTAGCTCTTTGGAGGgtgttaattaatgatgaaaacaaggccaattacttagcttataaacagaataatttttgataattgtttttctttttcgcTTTCACAAAGGGTGTGTGGATGATCATAATTAGGTCCATAATTTAGGgacactttttaaaataattattttcgggaaataagtcttgagaaaatgaaaataactaaatattttatgctgtcctaATAGTTTAGGAAAATACGGGAGGGGAtagactttaattattattactatcgctACAGTTATTTTGGAGAGCAACTGGCTGGTGCTGCTGACAAAAATacaggaaagaaaaataaaaataccgcTGTAAAAAGGAAGTTTAAGAAGAACAAGTATGCCaccttaaaaaggaaatgtaggGTAAAAGAGAACAGTATTTGTCTACTGagtgttacatttgaaatttacttattgtataatactcctttcataaaagtgacaatattaaacatgtcaattataagggcaagtgactgttcactaagggcaaGCAGGTTTTAGTGGTTAGTAGTCCTGCAGGGCAGGTGGtgtggaaaaaaaattataaccCTGCCTTGCCATAAAAAATCATGAGTTTAGCTAGGCTTGAACCAATGGAAAACCAAAGGTGcatctgttgaaatattctgacagcatgtatttaaaaatttgactAAAAGCCGAAAGGGTATATAAAAAGCAGTGTATTTAAAGTGTATACCATCTACCATCTAGTACAGACATatatgtattgataagacaataggcAAAAGCAAAGACGAGGGAATTCCACTACTGTAAAGATGTgtatcctaaaaaaaaaaaaaaaaaaaaaaaaaaaaatgaaaaaatcgacctacctaccctatttttttctggcatgtcacaggaaacatacatattttttttttggcctcaTCATTTATTGATTTCATGTAGTTAGACTCACATAATTGTGACAACTTATCTTCAAATGAATTCCTTAAGATAATTGTTGTATATAATGTGTTTATGCAATTTAATAGATGCAGAATAGAGAGAGGGGTAATATGAGTGCATTTATGTACTAAAAAAATAGTTAATCAATATAACCTATGTCTTGTGTTAGATATGTCTTATACTTCACCTTAAcgcataaatatttcaaaattacaaccTGCAGATTAATATGCCGTACGCCGAGTGTTGGTATACTTCCGCACGAACCGCACAGGttttactggtactatttttagctcctgCCTATTACGTCACTATGTGACTAGAAATACAGCATGTAAACAATATGGTTGAATACTCGCAGATTGTTCTACAAACTGACGATAAAGAAGTAGCGGTAAGTTAATGTTAAGTcagtttttagatttaaaatatgtagtttttacgcCGAGCATCGGTCTGCCCACTCTAGATTCACTTGAAAAGGAAGTCTACATATAGTCAGGGATAGAATTTAGCAGTCGCTCAGTCACAAAATTCgggtaagaataaaaaaatgcgagtagaagatcatggcactcgaatattttcgcgatcacgtTTGAAAATCGtggaattcgctcaaactgtcctttgtATTTAAAGGCTCCTGTGGGGTagttaatttaccgataatcacgAGACAGGTTGTAGACGCTCGTcgctttatacaaatgtaattatcggatatctaaGTAAGTGTCTAGACAATATTTGTTACTGTTTTGGTCGgtaatttgcaaagttctgcggaaatggagaggaaaataacaagtttcttcatgcaaagagaccgaaaatgctagcaacactTAGGGCAGTGACctgaaaaaaaatcctaaaacTTTGGAGGCCAGCCAAATGTCCAAAGAAACATCGAGTACTTTGGTTCGTATAGTACTTTCGAAACCAGAAAGTCCCCGGCCTGTCCGGACCATGAACTTtaatatgaaaccaaacaacaacaaaacaacttaataaattttgCACATAAACAGCTTTTAAGgaattgctagtggaacccatcattttgcttgtggaaaaaaatggcactaggaAAAATTTGCAAGTgggaaaaaaagttcaaaaattcAATTTCCtgttagtgtcattatacctataacagcgaatatcatacgttgcaaaatttatgggaagccggctTCAAGGTGACCTCATTACCTTTTTGCTGCGTTCTCGTGATTTTATGATAATAAATGACATTTCctccattttctggccaatgtttgttctttaaaaaaaaatgatatttttttcaagcaACTGGAAATCTATgcattcagtgattttttttgcccttttgggaaaaggtccggtaccggataaattgggaaaaatagcagGGTTTTTACTCTGACTGGGAACTTTTATAGTTGATTAATagcatcatttagaatgctttttcctttaattccatgtaaattagcatcaaacaaactgtttaaatggttaaataatggtgaatgtcaatgtatcCAAGTTTTATTTCTGCagtcatcaaaatgcaaacttaatttggtcatttggggaatttttggatgataattgggaaaaaatactgcatttttcaattgggaaaaggtccttttaggggtactttataaagaaggaaaaaaatcactggcattatttttgagtgatgaatAACTTTCAGCAatcgaatgaagttctgtattcactgcggaGAGAAGTACTTCCTCCCAAGGCCTGTCCACTAGGgtgcgtttttagctcacctgtcacaaagtgacaaggtgagcttttgtgatcgcgcggtgtccgtcttccgtccgtccgtccgtgcgtgcgtccataaacttttgcttgtgaccactctagaggtcacatttttcatgggatctttatgaaagttggtcagaatgttcatcttgatgatatctaggtcaagtttgaaactgggtcaactgcagtcaaaaactagatcagtaggtctaaaaatagaaaaaccttgtgacctctttagaggccacacttttgaatggatcttcatgaaaattggtcagaatgttcaccttgatgatatctaggtcaaggtcgaaactgggtcatgtgcggtcaaaaactaggtcagtaggtcaaataatagaaaaaccttgtgacctctctaaaggacatatttttcatgggatctgtatgaaaattggtctgaatgttcatcttgatgatatctaggtcaagtttgaaagtgggtcatgtgccatcaaaaactaggtcagtaggtcaaataatagaaaaaccttgtgacctctctaaaggccatatttttcatgggatctgtatgaaaattggtctgaatgttcatcttgatgatatctaggtccagttcgaaacagggtcatgtgcggtcaaaaactaggtcattaggtctaaaaatagaaaaaccttgtgacctctctagagaccatacttgtgaatggatctccataaaaattggtcagaatgttcatcttgatgatatctaggtcaagtttgaaactgggtcacatgccataaaaaactaggtcagtaggtcaaataataaaaaaccttgtgacctctctagaggccatacttttcatgggatctgtatgaaagttggtctgaatgttcatcttgatgatatctaagtcaaatttgaaactggatcaactgcggtcaaaaactaggtcagtaggtctaaaattattaaagtcttttgacctctctagagaccatatttttcaatggatcttcatgaaaattggtcagaatttttatcttgataatatctaggtcaagttcaaaactgggtcacatgagctcaaaaactaggtcactatgtcagataatagaaaaaatgacgtcatactcaaaactgggtcatatgggaagaggtgagcgattcaggaccatcatggtcctcttgtttaacaacTTCCggtgaaacttttaaaatccatcacgaagtgtgaaagtatacttgcgttaccatACAGCTCGATTCTCAAGCTAGCTATTAACTTATTAAGTATTGATAAATGATGCCAACCAGCACATGTATTAGGAGTAGAAATCGGCTCTGTGTATTACATGACGgatgttatttttgaaattcaatGATGACCAGGCTGTAGAAAAGTAGAAAACTCTTTGGTGATGGTCAATGTGTACCAGGTTAATGTGTACCACTTTCTTTAAGACAATAACAGAAGTTGATCTATTATCTAATAGTTGATCCTGCATTAACTAGACATTTGATAGTCTTCAGCAGCAGGGTTGGCTTCAACAGCAGGGTTGGCCAGTAGTCAGAATAATTTGTCGTCTATATTGTTTTAAtacttttatatttgtgactgggcAATCTAAACACCgaaacttcgaaggaccaaaataatgaagGATAAATagcagtacacagtcatgtaaagttattggttttatcccTTATGCATATTGGCGTATAGTAGATGCGGTAAACGTTAAACGTGTACAGTAAATACATACTAAGGTTTGAATCACCAGAAAatgtaattttggaaatttatatcACTGATTTAAATACCTGAAACTTACAATTATGTACCTTTATTCTGGTCCCGAGGGTGTGCAGTTTTCGGAAGTTTCACTGTACATCTTTGTATACATTCAACATTGTGCCAGAAAACGTTCCTAACAGATTTCATTGGGAATTTccaaacagaaatatgcagaatgaGTTTTGGTGTGATGGGACAGcggcagtcaaaagttatcatgctgtccgGAAATGTCCTTTTATTTGGACTAAAGCTTTGACAACTGCCAGTACATGTATCTCCTGGAGTAAGACTTTCTCCTATAATATTTACCTTGACTGTACgaaatatggagagctatcctactcaccccagcGTCAGCATCGGTGTCAGGGTTCTTCCGTGTCTgcagtttggttaaagttttgatgtactttctctttatctctgttataaattgatggatttgcttcacaCTTACAAAgcagttattcctcatcatcatcctcatcatatggcacaagggtcataactcttgcatcaatattttatgaattatcccccctttctacttagaatttcaggttagttttagtgcactttcactctatctcagttaggCCCccaaaaaattctttgtttccggtaacatgctgaaaaaaattagggtagataggtcgtattttttttttattaagagacTTTGGAAATCTTTTTTGTGtcacaaaatgaatggaaataagggggttatgccttaagagcatcagtaTTTGGATTTCTAAAATCACTAaccatatttaaagcataaaaagtacagttttgtacctttttgttaaaaaattgaaaaaaaatattctccaaggccataaaaacatttagggtaggttgggatactggaaacaaacaattttttacgccttattacAAAACTGATTTGATTAAAAATTAAAGTAggtgttccacatcatcacccaaatcatatgacacaaggtcctcaactctggcaccaatttttcatgacttatgccccctttttatccaagaattttaggttaattttgatgcatttttgttattactgaattaatttgattaaaacagttcttccacatcatcatcctcatcaaaTGACTCAAGGTCAATAACTCATTACAGAAGgcacttgattcaaacttaaaatatttcagacaaaaGTTTTTAGCCAGATGTGATTACACACATATATATGGACTGATGCAAGCATGCACATAGGGGTAACGCTGTATACCCCACCCATACTTTTAAAAGTAGGTCATAAGTAAtcagttttcaatataactttcaTAAATACACATTGTGCAGTGTCATATGTGCTTTGGAGTTCTCATCAACAGCTTAACTTTTTCAGGTGTGAGAAATTAACATGGCAACTGCTCAAGATATTATTGATGCTGGTTTGGCAACTGTGGCAGCTGAATATGAAGTCTCAATGTCAAAGAGCGAAGAGGAAAAACCTGTAGTCAGGAGTAAAAAACAACGTATACCTGTAGACAGGGTTTTTAGACAGGATGGGACTGTTGAAATAGACAAGGTAGAAGTTGATAGTGATGTTGaaattgatgaaataaaagaagaGAATGAAGGAATGTATTACATTTGTCAAGTTTGTGCCAAACCATTTGATTCTAAAAAAGATGTTGAACTACATCTAGCAACGCAAGAGTGTAAAGGGATGGAAAAGGAAGTGAAAGAAATGTACGAATGTGGAGAATGTAAAGTTCTTTGCTCGTCTATGAATAGTCTGGCATCGCATATGATGGTTCACAAGCAGAAAGTGATAGTTGTGCGACACGGACTCAACGAACACCTGACAAGAGTAGGCTACACGTGTACTACGTGTCACAAAGTGTTAGGGAGCAAAGGAAATCTTGCAAAACACCAGATTATTCACATGGGAGTTAAACCGTATAAATGTAGCTTCTGCAACAAAGAGTTCTCGTTGAAGGGGAATCGGGACAAGCACGAGCTGATCCATACGGACAAGAGAGCGCATCAGTGTCAGATCTGTTCGAAAAAATTTACTTTGAAAGGCAATCTTCAGCAACACATACTGACTCATTCAACCGTGAAGTTTTTCCGCTGTTACCTCTGTGATAAAGAGTTTACTTTAAAAGGTAATTTAGATAAGCATATCAAGAGGCATGCCAATGGTTTACCGGTTCAAAAAGTGAGTAATAAAAGTGAATCAAGTCGGAGAACGGTAGTTAGTTCTGACGGTAATGAAGATGGTAAACAACAAGTTTCAGGGTCTGTTAaaagttttaatatcaaaatagaTGGGCTAATTGGTAGTTTAAAGGCAAAAATAGAACATTCTCAGATGGAAACGgaagattttgatgaaattgctGAAGGGGAAGAGATGAATGAATACATTCAAGGAGTTGTTATTGATGATAACACTGCTGAAGAACAGGTTGTTGAAACAGAAGAAGACGCGGAGGCAAATGAAAATGGTGACATAGTTCAAAATTTATGAACaatgttaataataaataataaaattaacaacagTCAGAACAGGATTACTAGTGATTGATTAAGTTCTTCTCTAGATTACCTAAAGTTTAACATTACTACAATCCAGTCTTATTTCTAAGGACCCAAAACAAACTGTTACATATTACACTCTTGTGTTTTTCATAACTTATGTTCACTATTTACTATACTATCTTTTTTTCCTCAGGGGATTTCAGATTTCTGATAAAAAATCCCAATCCAGACATTAACATGTTTTGAACTGTGAATTTTGTGAATTAACATAAGAACTACAATATAGAAGTTTAAATACGTAATTAAGGTTTTTgtcgagtgttttttttttcaaaatcgcaTTTAAATTAACCAATataaggaaattttgaaattccaATCTCTAAAGGTGCATGTATAGGTCatcattcaagatatttccaTGTTTAAAGGCCATTGATGGGTATATTTATTACCTCACACTTCAATTATTCcactctcaagtttgttcaaatgattccacTTGGCatccagagctgaaaatagaaaatccttcaaaggaCATACTTTCATGAACCACTAaacggatcttcaccaaatttggtctgtagcatccttgtatggtctTCCCTGCAAATGGTTCCACTCGGCCaatttagggggggggggggtgttgtcagagctaaaaatggaaaaaacctTTAATACAACCTTTTTTTCCTGTGAACCAGTAGGTGAATCTTCACTAAACCTGGTCTGCAGTGTCCTATTATGAACCTCTCTTTAGTTTGTTCAAGTGGTTCATTGCCAGAggtaaaaatagcaaaatcttTTACCAACTTCTTTTCACGAATCTTCACAGCATCCTTGCATGTACATCTGTGATTTCTGTTAAGATGGTTTGGCTTATTAGGAGCTGAAAGAGtcaaaaatagggggtgggggggagAATCAATTTCTTCTGTTGAACCACTTGAAAGATCTTTACATGGCATTATTGGATGGACTGTTCTCAGTTCAATTATAACTGTTCTGCATGACTTCAAGTAATggctgcctttgcaaccagtgcagaaccatgatcagcctgcacattctaCAGGAATCGAATGGTCtgactgttcgccattcagtttgTATTTGAAGTGTACACGCCTTTAAAGAAGAAGTCGGATGCCAAAAATTGAATGAATTTGACCagttatataattaaaatttaaagcaGAAGTATAGTGATTTAATCTCTCCTAAGTTACTAATTTAACATTCTCAATCCAGTCTTATCTAAGACCAAACAACTGTTAATATGACTTTTATTGTAACTTATGTTCATATTACTAACTGAATCCAGGGATTAATTCTGTTAAAAAATCCTCCCAGGACATAAACCACTTTGAGGTATTTTGTAATAACTTTAGCtacaatataaatttaaaaaaattttgggagtgtatttatata from Mercenaria mercenaria strain notata chromosome 16, MADL_Memer_1, whole genome shotgun sequence encodes the following:
- the LOC123540934 gene encoding zinc finger protein 260-like codes for the protein MATAQDIIDAGLATVAAEYEVSMSKSEEEKPVVRSKKQRIPVDRVFRQDGTVEIDKVEVDSDVEIDEIKEENEGMYYICQVCAKPFDSKKDVELHLATQECKGMEKEVKEMYECGECKVLCSSMNSLASHMMVHKQKVIVVRHGLNEHLTRVGYTCTTCHKVLGSKGNLAKHQIIHMGVKPYKCSFCNKEFSLKGNRDKHELIHTDKRAHQCQICSKKFTLKGNLQQHILTHSTVKFFRCYLCDKEFTLKGNLDKHIKRHANGLPVQKVSNKSESSRRTVVSSDGNEDGKQQVSGSVKSFNIKIDGLIGSLKAKIEHSQMETEDFDEIAEGEEMNEYIQGVVIDDNTAEEQVVETEEDAEANENGDIVQNL